The genomic region TGAcaaaagaagcagcagcagatgaagaagaaaattcCATCAAGTGTGATCACGAAGGTGCCGATAACGAGCAGACAGTCAGCGAGAGACAAACGAGCGACCTGTCACTTTCTCCTCACAAGTGGTACGACGACACTTTGTCGTGCTAAAACAGTAACTTCTGACTTATTTTTGAATGTTTGCGTCGTCTGATGTGGTTCTTAGTTCATCCAGCTTGAGTCAAGCTGACCGAGCAGCGACAAACGTCCTCTACGGTCACGGCGTGTGCAACTGGCCCGGGTGCGAGTCCATCTGCCCAGACTACAGACACTTTATAAAGTAAGTGTAATAATAACGctcatacatttatttattttagcgtGCATGAGGGTTGTCGCCAAGTGAGATAAAACAGATCATGGCTGATTACGGAAGTTTATTGCATTCTcttgggaaataaaaaaaaaccttcccgttttcttttttactgaatatttttttctgtcataaattcccatttttttctgtcataaaacatATTCAGGAAAACGGTTTCATTACGAAAAATAAGaaacagttaaaaataataataataataaaaaaaagattctgaaaaAGAGAAGCCGGGgctctgtttttctgagtatttatttagtttttttttgtttttgtttttgtttttttaatctctaaAGTGACTTGTTGAAGACTCGTTAATGGCGGACACTTTCCCGCATACCTCCAGCATACGCTCACCTATATCACTTACTGGCTCAATATATAAACATGCCAATCGATTGGCTTGATTTTAGTAAGCTAACAGTTACGTTTctatggaagcgtattgcatgcGCGAAAGTGTCCGCCATTAGcgagtctgcaacaagtcacttgacaGAGGTAGTAGAGGTcgctctgtttttcggaatatttttatttatttatttttaaataattaatttatttatttttgggtttTGTAAGTAATTTGTCCTccgttttttctgaatattttttctctccctgatttttgggatttttttttcatgacagaagaaaatattcagaaaaagaaaaaaaaaatgaattaaaaaaaataaaacacacaaaaaaaaacaaatctcccctcaaaaatttgtcagaaaaactttttttttttttcaagcgaatgcaatatgcttccgtaAGAAATGACACATTCAACCATTAAATTGATTGTTCTGTAGCTATAATTTGACATCTTACTCAAAATACTTGGTATGCTTTACTGttcagtttttcttttaaacatttgaaaatacattaacaacaataaataagTATACGTTACCTTTAAAATATGATTGAAGAGCTTTTACATACATTACAGAAATGATTAATTTAGGGCTGTTTGTTTTGCACGAAATATGAGAAAAgtcttactttttctttttatccttataaaacaaaacatgctgcAAACTCTCCTTGAATTTGTATGCGTTTATGTTTCAGGCACATGCGCAGCGTTCACAAACTGGACGACAAAAGTGCAGCACAGTGTCGAGTCCAGATGCAAGTGGTTCATCAGCTGGAGATTCAGGTGGgcctggccacaacattaggtacacccgcaCAGATCTCAAATGACAATATGCAAATTAACAGGTTttattattgtatatatatatatatatttattttaagctGCTAAGTTGCATGCATTTATACTATTTGATTAAGCAATTTAAGAGCTGTGTTTTAAATTATAGCATATCTTTAGATTTTTAGACCCCGCCGAGGCCAAACGCGTTCCCTTGTAGGTGGCGCCAACGAGCTTGCAACCAAAAGCGCAATGTCCGATTTTTTTTCTCGCCGTTTTCCTTCTCTCAGCTACGTAAAGAACGAGAACGTCTGCGAGCGATGACGGCTCACCTTCAGCCGACGCCCTCCGCGGAATCCAACTTGGCCCCCAGGGGAGCGCCGCTGACGCCACGTGACGCGTCAGCCGTGTCGCTTTGCTCGCAGGTAGCTTGCGTGTGCTGGTGTCCTGTTTGGACAAACGTTGTGTAACATAACTTTCATTGAATCGTACATTTCTATACTGTTAGTGATACTTTGCCACCACCGGTCCACAATAAGCAAAAGTAACTACTACAcaagggccttttttttttttttttttttaacatcactatatgaatacgaaataaacaacaacagtgACAGCACTATGTTCAACTCAAACTCACTAGTAATCAGTAACCGCTTTGTTGTTTGTTACGTTCGCGTTAAGACTATAAATCAAATCATTTGTTCATCTCCCATAATAAACCACCCTGCAGCTAATGGACTTCCCCATGTGTGCTACATTAGCGTGATAATTACCTCTTATAAGTAGGCCAATCCAATTGTTCCGTCACACCaccctcatcctcctcctcacacgtcctttttttgtttgcttgcagTCCAGCTCGGTCGCCTGCAAGTCGCCCTCGCCGAGTCTTCTGGCCCACCGCCGGGGGGGCCTCTCTCCTGTGTCGTGTGCCGGGGTCGCGACACGCCGCCATCACCGGCTGGCCTACTCGACAGGTCATACAGagcaaaaatgcacatttttgatATTGTCATCGTCAGCCAGAAAACTCCTATGTCCAAATGTGATCAAGTTAATATATTTGTGCAAATCGATACAACTAGTCGGGCCCGACTTGGGTCGACAATGCAAAGTCTTGAAAGTGGCTTGTTCTATATGACAATGTAATGTTAACAAGTCAACAAACATGCcacttttatgttgttttttttttttctttttttccgaaaagTGATGGTTTTGGAAAAGTGTCGATTCAACCAGACACCAACTATGTATTGAAATACAGGGTATCGCGCACTACATTAAAAGGTGTTGCACatacatgtttaaaaatagTTCTAGAAGATTAGATATTAAATACTAATGCATTGTACTCACACGTTGAATAAAACTGTGCTTTAAAAAACATTCTCCCATGTACCACaatccaacttaaaaaaaaatacaattggacAATTCCCCAaaagatggaaataaattatccaaaatggaaaacaaatacataaaaaaataaaaaaaataaacacttaaCTGAACAACACTCCTccacaaaaaacatacaaacattcatgaaaaaaaaaatggacaaaaattcCTCTGAAGATGGCAAAATATtacccgaaataatgggcaaaaaaatcccacaaaaacgccataaacaaacaaaaaaaaaaaacaaaaaaaaacaagacaaatcatgaaattaaacaaaagtttccacaaaaatgaacaaatatccCTCAGAAAAATGGAcaaacattcatttaaaaatgaacaaaaatcccCCCCAAGAACATACAAACATTCATGtcacaaaatggacaaaaattcCTCTCAATATGGTAAATTATTACCCcaaataatgaacaaaaaatcccacaaaaaattgcataaaaaaaaaatccaatgaaaagaaacaaaaatttccacaaaaaaatgtgcaaatatgccccacaaaaatggatgaatattcatgtaaaaatggacaaaaatgccCCCTAAGAACATACAAACATTCATGttacaaaatggacaaaaattcCTCTCAAGATGGTAAATTATTACCCcaaataatgaacaaaaaaaatcccacaaaaatggcataaatgtaaaaatggacaaaaattcCTCCGAAGATGCCAATATAATATCAcaaataagggaaaaaaaaaaaaaaaaaaacatcccacaAAAATtggcataaacaaaaacaacaaaccccATGAAATTGAGCACAAATTTTCACAAAAATGGACGCACACTCACGTTAAAATGGATATTCATTCTGCGGAAAACTTGAACAAACTACAAATGATTTCCACTTATTGAAGTGTTTTCATCTTTTGTTGTTATCCCAGAAAAAGAACACGAACTCTACAAGAACGCTGACATCAGACCACCTTTTACATACGCAACCTTAATACGACAGGTGCAGTCTACCAACACAACtgccattgttttgtttgtcgcCTTCAGCTGTCATAAACAAAACCATTCCTTGGgcaacatttccatctacaggCCATCATAGAATCAGCAGACACGCAGCTAACACTCAACGAGATCTACACCTGGTTCACGAGGACATTCGCCTTTTTCCGTCGCAACGCCGCAACCTGGAAGGTAAAACCCACGTCACACGTGACATTGACTGCTGGCCTGACGAATGGCGAGGACGGATAACGTTACCTCGACGACAGGGGTGGAGCTAgagaattaaaacaaaatatgtttcAAGGTAACCGAGTACGTGTCCTGTTTGTGACAGAACGCCGTGCGCCACAACCTGAGCCTGCACAGATGCTTCGTGCGCGTGGAGAACCCCAAAGGTGCCGTGTGGACGGTGGACGAGGCGGAATATCAGCGGCGGTGCTCGCAGAAGATGACGGGGTCAGTAGATGGACATTTTGGGATGGAATGAtaaccggcaatatcgtgatatcgcgatattaaaactgctacaatatatcgtcgtcgtcatgtcatgatattagaagcagcacatctgttaaaaaagaaaaagtctggttgatttccatttgtgcagttctagcaccctccggtggctagtattttttagtgcagtttaattttcaccgggcatgttttggcccttctatgtttaaaatccacgttaatggtcagatgaagattaacgtaatatgcttgtgaacagagtcaatatgtgtgcgtacattagcaagtaagtgcctcaataaataaatatatatatttttatatttttcattgctgtaatgtacaaaagcacaatattgtgtttgtgtgtgttttttttagtatgagctcattttttgacaatattgtgaccttttttttgtatcgccaacctactgataatatcgtgataattatcatatcgtgacgttcatatcgtgatatcgtattgtgatgtttagatatcattacatccctaatggacATGTGGCGCAATCATGAGATGTCCATCTTGGCAACTgtttctttaaagggatacttcacttatttagcccattatagcaataaaaaagttaatattttatctataattaatttaataatttcattatttttcacgcacaaatagtatctttaaaaacacattttgcaacatcacaagggctcaggtaactaatcacagctcacctgttttctaggtttggtcatgtgacattcacaagctgagctgtgattggttacctgagcccttgtgatgtcattttcagtcgacagcaagttgcaaaatttgtttttaaatgtactaattgtatgtgaaaaataatcaaagtatcaaattaattatagactaaatattaatatttgactgccaaaaatggcgaaataagtaaaagtatccctttaagcaacaACTATATTTAAACATGAAGTGGATTTTTCATGAAATTATATTGTGATCTTGCAGGAGTCCACTATTGATGAAAAGCGTCCCTATTGGGTCGGTTCTGAACGCCAGCTTGCAGGTGAGTAGTATTCAATTAAACAACAGGAAGTGGTAGACAAAACATGTTTACGCTCCGTTTGGCCCCCTAGACGGCATTTCGAGACGCCGCGTCACCCGGGTTCAAGTGTGGAAACGGCAAAAGTTGGGACTCGCATGCACAACGGTGAGTCTTTTGAACAACTTGAAAGTCACGTGTAAAATCTCAGTTAAAAAcggcattttctttttcttacagCTGTCATTTGAACATGCGACACGCTCACCAACAAGAAGCCGTGACGGAAAACAATGGCGGTCTGCAAAGCGACAGGGCTCAAATGAACGACGAAGGCTTGTTGTGACTCCTCGCGCACATTACAAGTCAATCTCGTACTCTGTGCcaaaatttggcattttgacaaatatcgccaTCGGACTTTatacgaatctgaaggccgacaaatctaaaaaaaaaaaattaaaaaaattaactagtaACATTCTCATGGATTTGTCGCTCAGTGacaaacttttcatttatggatttgtttaaatttacacTTTAGAAAAAtgttgctgaccctgggaactccctacacattttatttaaataaataaataaatgacattaaaaaaaaatatgtagaatTATTCCTTTGGAGTGGACAGcattcattttccttttgaagCGTTATTGTTTATGTCTACTGTATATGTTGTTtgttgtgctatatatatatctccTTAATAAACTTATTGATCAATTGATTATTGGCTGTGGAATTATATTTGATTCGCATACAGTTTGTCAATTTAATGTATTTCAGTCAAggtgtagggggaaaaaaaatgtgcattcatGATTAGTAACAGATGCACTAACATAATGAGAACAAGCTTTCAACATTAACTCTTTTcctcacaaaaacgtataaatatgttctattttacattttacatatgctcccaaagatgtatttgttttttttttaatgctagagcatacagaaggctttgatgcagcctctgaactgaagagaatgcttgaagcaatggtagctattacaaatacggccagcaggtggccgcagagtataagagatcaaccagggccatgttgaaacaagctctttccccacttttttaaacagatttgtgaatattgatgacacttaactatattctaatgctaattgctgcaaaattgaaacacaaagaaacatacttttttttttcctgatgaaagaagagactaatctttgttttggtaggttccatgtttttacagtaatggaacacaatattctgtgggccttgcaaaatcagtcaaaatccaataaaacggGAGCAAAAGGAGTTgcctcagtgaaaatggctgccagtgaacgAGTTATTGAATGGATCGCAACTGGACTGTTCCTTGATCAGTGATTTCAGTGGTTCAGATTTTTGACTGTTATGATGGTACATCATGTgagttctttattattgtaacgcCTTCATACTTATTAGGTCAATCAAAATATAACAACGTataacggaacgtatggtgttccacagggttcaattccggAGTCCTTGCTGTTTTCTTTGAATCTGCCGCCACTGGGTTCCGTCTTAAGAAAACAGCGGAgtcagtgtttgttttataagtgctctataaatatagagatgagtgatgggagtcagcatcctaactgcaagatttgcaatgccaagttgagcaagtCTAGTCCAGCACGAGTTATCTGGCAAAACTAGTGGAACGTTTTCTTaagctgcatggagatggggaTACACGAACAAAACGCTTTCccaattcaaggtgaagagagccagaaacattttgtttttttataatgttCGGACATAATGATACGAACGAAACACATGAACCGAATTGTGACT from Festucalex cinctus isolate MCC-2025b chromosome 3, RoL_Fcin_1.0, whole genome shotgun sequence harbors:
- the LOC144016397 gene encoding forkhead box protein P2-like is translated as MILNLCLLADISSVESNHIWKEMTKEAAADEEENSIKCDHEGADNEQTVSERQTSDLSLSPHKCSSSLSQADRAATNVLYGHGVCNWPGCESICPDYRHFIKHMRSVHKLDDKSAAQCRVQMQVVHQLEIQLRKERERLRAMTAHLQPTPSAESNLAPRGAPLTPRDASAVSLCSQSSSVACKSPSPSLLAHRRGGLSPVSCAGVATRRHHRLAYSTEKEHELYKNADIRPPFTYATLIRQAIIESADTQLTLNEIYTWFTRTFAFFRRNAATWKNAVRHNLSLHRCFVRVENPKGAVWTVDEAEYQRRCSQKMTGSPLLMKSVPIGSVLNASLQTAFRDAASPGFKCGNGKSWDSHAQRCHLNMRHAHQQEAVTENNGGLQSDRAQMNDEGLL